A single Phytohabitans houttuyneae DNA region contains:
- a CDS encoding TIGR04222 domain-containing membrane protein: MRQIEGLTATGIGHLHGGRWGAVRTGLAMLHSREAVVAGREGMVERAGSRPPDAEPLERALFAALYGDMGLRELAERPRVREAIGDVRRDLVRRGLVRPRWRRVLVPLALAVVPRLMLARLIDVIGASIGLAASVVLVGAACWFLPRRTVAGARALRQLRSLHPAPAGPGGTPATLGTAVALYGAQALLATMPVFARNSGLLDGGRWSVIHSDSSLRSSSAT; encoded by the coding sequence ATGCGTCAGATCGAGGGGCTCACCGCCACCGGGATCGGCCACCTGCACGGTGGTCGTTGGGGTGCGGTCCGCACCGGCCTGGCGATGCTCCACTCGCGTGAGGCGGTGGTCGCCGGCCGGGAAGGCATGGTGGAGCGTGCCGGCTCGCGGCCGCCTGACGCCGAGCCGCTCGAACGGGCCTTGTTCGCCGCCCTCTACGGCGACATGGGGCTGCGCGAGTTGGCCGAACGGCCGCGCGTGCGGGAGGCGATCGGTGACGTGCGGCGCGACCTGGTCCGCCGAGGGCTGGTCCGCCCGCGGTGGCGGCGGGTACTGGTGCCGCTGGCCTTGGCGGTCGTGCCGCGGTTGATGCTGGCCCGGCTCATCGACGTGATCGGCGCGTCGATCGGCCTCGCCGCGTCGGTGGTGCTGGTCGGCGCCGCGTGCTGGTTCCTGCCACGGCGTACGGTCGCCGGCGCCCGCGCTCTGCGCCAGCTGCGCTCTCTGCACCCCGCGCCGGCCGGCCCTGGCGGCACGCCCGCGACGTTAGGGACCGCGGTCGCCCTTTACGGTGCGCAGGCGCTGCTCGCCACGATGCCCGTGTTCGCGCGCAACAGCGGGCTGCTCGACGGCGGCCGGTGGTCGGTCATCCACAGCGACAGTTCACTACGGTCCTCCTCAGCGACATAG
- a CDS encoding cytochrome P450 produces MCSVRDYPFSAPDRLHLDPFYAQLRRTEPLTRVRMPFGEEVWLATRHSDVRTVLGDPRFSRAASVGRDEPRITPRPIEGGMLSMDPPEHSRLRRLIAKAFTARRVELLRPRTRQIADGLIDRMVEDGPPADLVERFATPLPITVICELLGVPVEDQEHFDAWSEAIVSTTSLTPEEIKRYLESLWGYMAGLIAERRVRPTDDLIGALVPARD; encoded by the coding sequence ATGTGTTCCGTACGCGACTACCCGTTCAGCGCCCCGGACCGCCTCCACCTCGACCCCTTCTACGCGCAGCTGCGGCGCACCGAGCCGTTGACGCGGGTGCGGATGCCGTTCGGCGAGGAGGTCTGGCTCGCCACCCGCCACTCGGACGTGCGCACCGTGCTCGGCGACCCCCGCTTCAGCCGCGCCGCCAGCGTCGGGCGGGACGAGCCAAGGATCACGCCGCGGCCGATCGAGGGCGGCATGCTGTCGATGGACCCGCCGGAGCACAGCCGCCTGCGCCGGCTCATCGCCAAGGCGTTCACCGCGCGGCGGGTCGAGCTGCTGCGGCCGCGGACCCGGCAGATCGCCGACGGCCTGATCGACCGCATGGTCGAGGACGGGCCGCCGGCCGACCTGGTCGAGCGGTTCGCGACGCCGCTGCCCATCACAGTGATCTGCGAGCTGCTCGGCGTCCCGGTCGAGGACCAGGAGCACTTCGACGCCTGGTCGGAGGCGATCGTGTCGACCACGTCGCTCACCCCGGAGGAGATCAAGCGGTACCTGGAGAGCCTCTGGGGCTACATGGCCGGCCTGATCGCCGAGCGCCGCGTGCGCCCGACCGACGACCTCATCGGCGCGCTGGTGCCGGCCCGTGATTGA
- a CDS encoding C40 family peptidase — protein MTGRPILLCGAVAIGAMVLCAAGVIGIFGGTLACSRQPATPSPGPVPDATRVERYDREQLSNATTIVVVGAGRGVPTYGQIIAVATAIEQSSLRNIGRPEHDGPLGLFQQRSNNQWGTPQQLLDPAHAANTFYDKLLGVPNWAQRPLADVAHAVQHSRHRDAYARWEADAAAIVAVTTGAYGRCHAGDGMAAVAQALPANFSLPDDTPPAAAIAIGWALGQLGTPYSFGGDCTDARSGDPAKQCDCSSLIQQAYRASGLTLPRVTDDQQHIGMPVASLSNARAGDLVFIPGATGTRTDPGHVGLYIGHHLIVHAPHTGDVVKLTNADGWAPRIAKIRRPFG, from the coding sequence ATGACCGGCCGCCCGATCCTGCTGTGTGGCGCCGTCGCTATCGGCGCCATGGTTCTGTGCGCCGCCGGCGTCATCGGGATCTTCGGCGGCACACTGGCCTGCAGCCGGCAGCCGGCTACCCCGTCCCCGGGCCCGGTTCCGGACGCCACCAGGGTGGAACGTTACGACCGTGAGCAGTTGAGCAACGCCACCACCATCGTCGTGGTCGGCGCCGGCCGAGGCGTGCCCACCTATGGACAGATCATCGCTGTTGCCACCGCTATCGAACAGTCGTCGCTGCGCAACATCGGCCGGCCGGAGCACGATGGCCCGCTTGGGTTGTTCCAGCAGCGGTCCAACAACCAATGGGGTACCCCGCAGCAGCTGCTCGACCCCGCGCACGCGGCAAACACGTTCTACGACAAGCTGCTGGGCGTCCCGAACTGGGCGCAGCGGCCCCTGGCCGACGTCGCGCACGCGGTACAGCACAGCCGCCACCGCGACGCCTACGCTCGCTGGGAGGCTGACGCCGCCGCCATCGTCGCCGTCACCACCGGCGCATACGGCCGCTGCCATGCCGGCGATGGGATGGCAGCAGTGGCACAGGCACTGCCGGCAAACTTCTCCTTGCCCGACGACACGCCGCCGGCTGCGGCCATCGCGATCGGTTGGGCGTTAGGGCAACTGGGCACGCCCTACTCGTTCGGCGGCGACTGCACCGACGCACGCTCCGGGGACCCGGCCAAACAATGCGACTGTTCGAGCCTGATCCAGCAGGCCTACCGCGCCAGCGGCCTCACCCTACCGCGGGTCACCGACGATCAGCAGCACATTGGGATGCCCGTCGCCTCCCTGTCCAATGCGCGAGCCGGCGATCTGGTCTTCATTCCAGGCGCCACCGGCACCCGCACCGACCCCGGCCACGTCGGCCTCTACATCGGACACCACCTCATCGTCCATGCCCCGCACACCGGCGACGTCGTGAAGCTCACCAACGCGGACGGTTGGGCGCCGCGGATCGCGAAGATCCGTCGCCCGTTCGGATAG
- a CDS encoding ArdC family protein — MAKLSTQDRQALLAKIQADFDARLAALAADPLQWIEFIEQVAIFGAHYSVNNQILLMLQAEERGITPRYFLPYGRKDRTTGWLSHGRQVRPGERAFRIWAPITRRPSEQDAQQWEAEGRTVRREQDGRPAVQVVGFSLAATFDISQTDGAAFTPPTVQYKRRIQAAGGRAPELLTGDDPTGAYDDLVGLITAAGYTFELAAPGSPYLGAKNGVTVTGPGVHVVKVRDDISTAQRTKTTVHELAHIRCGHTAGAQAGGDLHRGRQETEAESVAHIVCTALGLDSRAYSDAYVLGWADGDLDLVKSCATTVLRVARQILHDLTPSPAPLEPHPAADDASPAGDSSTAR, encoded by the coding sequence ATGGCGAAACTGTCCACGCAGGACCGGCAAGCACTGCTGGCCAAAATCCAGGCAGACTTCGACGCCCGGCTCGCCGCACTGGCCGCCGATCCGCTCCAGTGGATCGAGTTCATCGAACAGGTGGCGATCTTCGGCGCGCATTACAGCGTCAACAACCAGATCCTGCTCATGCTCCAAGCCGAGGAGCGCGGCATCACGCCACGCTACTTCCTGCCCTACGGCCGCAAGGACCGCACCACGGGCTGGCTCAGCCACGGCCGGCAGGTCCGCCCCGGCGAGCGGGCGTTTCGCATCTGGGCGCCGATCACCCGCCGCCCAAGCGAACAGGACGCCCAGCAGTGGGAAGCCGAGGGCCGCACCGTGCGGCGCGAGCAGGACGGCCGCCCGGCCGTCCAGGTCGTCGGGTTCAGCCTCGCCGCCACCTTCGACATCAGCCAGACCGACGGTGCAGCCTTCACCCCACCGACCGTGCAATACAAGCGGCGGATCCAGGCAGCCGGCGGTCGTGCTCCCGAACTGCTGACCGGTGACGACCCGACCGGCGCCTACGACGACCTCGTCGGGCTGATCACCGCCGCCGGCTACACGTTCGAACTCGCCGCACCCGGCAGCCCGTATCTCGGCGCCAAGAACGGGGTCACCGTCACCGGCCCCGGTGTGCACGTGGTGAAGGTCCGCGACGACATCAGCACCGCCCAGCGCACCAAAACCACCGTGCATGAGCTGGCACACATCCGCTGCGGGCACACCGCCGGCGCCCAAGCCGGCGGCGACCTGCATCGCGGCCGGCAAGAGACCGAGGCCGAAAGCGTGGCCCACATCGTGTGCACGGCGCTCGGTCTGGATTCGCGCGCATACTCCGACGCCTACGTGCTCGGCTGGGCCGACGGCGACCTCGACCTGGTCAAGTCGTGCGCCACCACCGTTCTGCGGGTGGCCCGGCAGATCCTGCACGACCTGACCCCGTCACCGGCTCCCCTCGAACCCCACCCGGCCGCGGATGACGCATCCCCGGCCGGGGATTCGTCGACGGCCCGGTAG
- a CDS encoding Mom family adenine methylcarbamoylation protein → MTNPLPPLPRGSAPRRQHFPARAGTAAPLPVHATIGEIDPASRIGQRWWHGRHSWTPPSLGGFDRRRYDVEPIDDATAKRYVESMHYSRSYVAASRRYGMFIHTGDGRDLVGVAVFAIPAQSRVLTNVFPGLEPYRQSLELGRFVLEGQPQHGRRPPGQIDRAPGNAESWFLGQCFRYLADDGIAGVVSFADPVPRPVAGRVLFPGHVGIIYQASNAVLTGRSACRYLTVLPDGTGISDRALQKVRSQHVGHEYVERRLIALGARALRAGQNPARWLPDALNDVDAVRLRHRGCLRYAMLTSPSARRRVELRLPHHGMGRTAYAVGTLRQLSDVGVVGMSYPKQVDALP, encoded by the coding sequence ATGACCAACCCGCTCCCGCCCTTGCCGCGCGGATCCGCGCCGAGGCGGCAACATTTTCCCGCGCGTGCCGGTACCGCCGCCCCACTTCCGGTGCACGCCACCATCGGCGAGATCGACCCCGCTTCCCGGATCGGCCAACGGTGGTGGCATGGCCGGCACTCGTGGACCCCGCCATCGCTGGGCGGCTTCGACCGCCGACGCTACGACGTCGAGCCGATCGACGACGCGACCGCGAAGCGCTATGTCGAGTCGATGCACTACAGCCGCAGCTACGTCGCCGCGTCCCGCCGCTACGGAATGTTCATCCACACCGGTGATGGCCGAGACCTGGTTGGCGTGGCGGTCTTCGCCATCCCCGCCCAAAGCCGGGTCCTGACCAACGTGTTTCCCGGCCTGGAACCCTACCGGCAGAGCCTGGAACTGGGACGGTTCGTGCTCGAAGGCCAACCACAGCACGGACGCCGGCCACCAGGGCAGATCGATCGGGCACCCGGGAACGCGGAAAGCTGGTTTCTGGGCCAGTGCTTTCGCTACCTGGCCGACGACGGTATCGCCGGCGTGGTCAGCTTCGCTGATCCGGTACCCCGCCCGGTGGCCGGCAGGGTCCTGTTCCCCGGCCACGTGGGGATCATCTACCAAGCCAGCAACGCGGTCCTGACCGGGCGCTCGGCCTGCCGCTACCTGACGGTCCTGCCGGACGGCACCGGCATCTCCGACCGCGCCCTGCAGAAGGTCCGCAGCCAGCACGTCGGGCACGAGTACGTCGAGCGACGCCTGATCGCCCTCGGCGCCCGGGCCCTGCGGGCCGGCCAGAATCCGGCACGCTGGCTGCCCGACGCACTCAACGATGTGGACGCTGTGCGGCTGCGGCATCGGGGCTGCCTGCGCTACGCCATGCTCACCTCGCCGTCCGCCCGCCGCCGCGTCGAGCTCCGCCTTCCCCACCACGGGATGGGCCGGACCGCCTACGCGGTCGGCACGCTCCGGCAACTGTCCGACGTGGGCGTGGTCGGCATGTCCTACCCCAAGCAGGTCGACGCCCTCCCCTAA
- a CDS encoding GGDEF domain-containing protein gives MFTAFPRLAVPVTAVGLPLLAHIPALLLALTGHLPAALVYLGVTVPWLAVLLARARHRLAATRSELAATAQMLQQTRKDLARAETDPVTGLPVRRLAEQYIADTDEELSVALIDVDDMHTINNSNDHQYGDAYLAAVAARLTDVADDGDLVGRLGGDEFVLATRRSSWQLVDALLAAVHDPLQVAGRHTAMQVSIGVCQLPGGDVRAALGRADRAMLTAKRRRSVLEIYDPARDEIPDPTTMRPTVRPRDRSEPPSLNHD, from the coding sequence GTGTTCACCGCGTTCCCACGCCTGGCTGTACCGGTCACGGCTGTCGGCCTGCCGCTGCTGGCCCACATACCGGCCCTGCTGTTGGCGCTCACCGGGCACCTGCCCGCCGCCCTGGTCTACCTCGGCGTCACCGTGCCCTGGCTGGCGGTGCTGCTCGCCCGCGCCCGACATCGGCTCGCCGCAACCCGCAGCGAACTGGCCGCCACCGCGCAGATGCTGCAGCAGACCCGCAAGGACCTGGCCCGCGCAGAAACCGACCCGGTGACCGGGCTGCCCGTGCGGCGGCTCGCCGAACAGTACATCGCGGACACCGACGAGGAGTTGTCCGTGGCCCTCATCGACGTCGACGACATGCACACCATCAACAACAGCAACGACCACCAGTACGGTGACGCCTACCTCGCCGCCGTCGCCGCCCGGCTGACCGACGTGGCCGACGACGGCGACCTGGTCGGCCGCCTGGGCGGCGATGAGTTCGTGCTGGCCACCCGGCGCAGCAGCTGGCAGCTGGTCGACGCACTGCTCGCCGCAGTTCACGACCCGCTGCAAGTCGCCGGCCGCCACACAGCGATGCAGGTGAGCATCGGCGTGTGCCAGCTACCCGGCGGCGACGTCCGCGCCGCGCTCGGCCGCGCAGACCGGGCCATGCTGACCGCCAAACGCCGCCGCAGCGTCCTGGAGATATACGACCCGGCCCGCGACGAAATCCCCGACCCCACCACGATGCGTCCCACCGTGCGGCCCCGCGACCGGTCCGAGCCGCCCAGCCTCAACCACGACTAG
- a CDS encoding replication-relaxation family protein: MLGTITGYGPAPRSLIDISHRLRPRDYTIAALLDEHTTLTTDQLTAVLFAHPTTCRHRLHQLRTLTFVDRFIRNQPGAANATCWTPGLLSARWAALARGDSPPTARMVRIRQDRVYASPTLAHQLSTNQFFVDLLAHARGHPETGLLRWWSEQNTAAAFGQRIRPDGHGIWRSRDRTVGFHLELDRGTEPLSRLVGRLAAHRLLQAEGGPQYPLLFMLPSRAREQHLHRRLAEACEPTLTIATSCPQAGPNPAGPVWRVAGNGRHRLPLAELPSRHGQPGILNPGPPTGEDDPLRLLHR; this comes from the coding sequence GTGCTCGGCACGATCACCGGGTACGGTCCTGCCCCACGGTCCCTGATCGACATCTCACACCGGCTCCGGCCGCGCGACTACACCATCGCCGCGCTGCTGGACGAACACACCACGCTCACCACCGATCAGCTGACCGCGGTGCTGTTCGCGCATCCGACCACCTGCCGGCACCGGCTGCACCAACTGCGCACGCTGACATTTGTCGACCGGTTCATCCGCAACCAGCCCGGTGCGGCCAACGCCACCTGTTGGACACCAGGGCTGTTGTCCGCCCGCTGGGCCGCCCTCGCCCGCGGCGACAGCCCACCCACGGCCAGGATGGTCCGGATCCGGCAGGACCGCGTCTACGCCAGCCCGACCCTGGCGCACCAACTGTCGACGAACCAGTTCTTCGTCGACCTGCTCGCCCACGCCCGCGGCCACCCAGAAACCGGGCTGCTGCGCTGGTGGTCCGAGCAGAACACCGCGGCCGCGTTCGGGCAACGCATCCGCCCGGACGGACACGGCATCTGGCGATCCAGGGACCGCACCGTCGGATTCCATCTCGAACTCGACCGCGGCACCGAGCCGCTCAGCCGGCTGGTCGGCCGACTCGCCGCCCACCGCCTGCTGCAAGCCGAAGGCGGACCACAGTATCCGCTGCTGTTCATGCTGCCGAGCCGGGCCCGCGAACAGCACCTGCACCGGCGGCTGGCCGAGGCCTGCGAGCCGACCCTCACCATCGCCACCAGCTGCCCGCAAGCCGGGCCGAACCCGGCCGGCCCGGTGTGGCGGGTGGCCGGCAACGGCCGGCATCGGCTGCCGCTGGCCGAGCTGCCGAGCCGACACGGCCAACCAGGCATCCTCAACCCCGGTCCACCGACCGGCGAGGATGACCCGCTGCGGCTGCTGCACCGCTAG
- a CDS encoding GP88 family protein encodes MSATSAPQCGALRPRNLLTQNRRMKTIGVWNWTLPAWAGRLPDGRTFNTCPSAGICAQVCYARTGTYRWPAVRRKHHANLMFVLDDPAGWEQAMRAEVCAPRRRGGWVRIHDSGDFFSDAYLLAWLRICRASPGVNFYTYTKEVRRFRALVEPDPPANLRWVYSYGGRQDHLLDPTVDRVADVFADEQAIAEAGWNSQHASDLLAVLGPPLVGIPANRIAAFQAIQAGRRFSRWQQQADAARSNPRRPA; translated from the coding sequence ATGAGCGCAACGTCGGCACCGCAGTGCGGTGCACTACGCCCCCGAAACCTGCTGACCCAGAACCGGCGGATGAAAACCATCGGGGTCTGGAACTGGACCCTGCCGGCCTGGGCCGGCCGGCTGCCGGACGGCCGCACCTTCAACACCTGCCCATCGGCGGGCATCTGCGCCCAGGTGTGCTACGCCCGCACCGGCACCTACCGGTGGCCGGCCGTGCGGCGCAAACACCACGCCAACTTGATGTTCGTGCTGGACGACCCGGCCGGCTGGGAGCAGGCCATGCGCGCCGAGGTTTGCGCGCCGCGGCGGCGCGGCGGCTGGGTGCGCATCCACGACTCCGGCGACTTCTTCTCCGACGCCTACCTGCTGGCGTGGCTGCGGATCTGCCGGGCCAGCCCGGGGGTGAACTTCTACACCTACACCAAGGAAGTGCGCCGGTTCCGGGCCCTCGTCGAGCCCGACCCGCCGGCGAACCTTCGCTGGGTGTACTCCTACGGCGGCCGCCAGGACCACCTGCTCGACCCGACGGTTGACCGGGTCGCCGACGTGTTCGCCGACGAGCAGGCCATCGCCGAGGCCGGCTGGAACTCCCAGCACGCCTCAGATCTGCTCGCTGTCCTCGGACCGCCGCTGGTCGGCATCCCGGCCAACCGCATCGCGGCCTTCCAAGCCATCCAGGCCGGCCGCCGGTTCAGCCGCTGGCAGCAACAGGCCGACGCCGCACGCAGCAACCCCCGCCGGCCGGCGTAG
- a CDS encoding type IV secretion system DNA-binding domain-containing protein: MHTTTVYYGPSPKPTPPTGLPQPSQWLVEAATGVGSWICHHPWLATAAAVIAAAAVTGICLAYHRRVRRRRAATNRNATLLTITPPPQVDPAGSGVFWATMAQILRTGLRRRLLAGRRQTALEYRWTGRQLAIAVWIPSSVPLGPVQAAIRGAWPGASCTVERATAPLPLDADAVGGCLAPTLPVWYRLHIDHDGDPLRTLIAAASNLHADDSACLQLLARPATSRQVRLLRRGVASLRPGGAPARDLFDPAAWLAGALRLGLQVFSPGRGSPPHSSRPLYADPQRERDARASLQSLDGPHWQIAIRYAVAYTGRRREDTAQRQRRLGALASGFVAAFGAWTGRNRLRRIMLRHPARAIADRVLHRGFLLTTAELASIAALPQDLAVPGLDRARAKPMPAPVAVAVGGRDTKVLGRAELGGHSVAVKVPDARQHLHVVGSTGSGKSTLLLNMILDDIHARRGTIVIDPKGDLVVDLLDRIPARLARRLVLLDPDQPDGTTLNPLAGDDHNLATDNVVSIFGKIFAKHWGPRMDDMLRVTCLTLLRKANATMTLIPSLLQDRRFRHQFTADLDDPEGLLGFWEWYESAPIPQRSQVIAPLLSRLRSVLLRPFPRRTFGAAKSSFDMADILDGGILLARLPKGQIGEETTRLMGSFVLASAWQAATARARLPEDQRRDACVYVDEAHNFLNLPGSVGDMLAEARGYRFGLVLAHQNLAQMPRETQLAISANARNKIFFSCAPEDAHQLARHTLPELDEHDLSHMDAFRAACRLVVDGRESAAFTLRTNPTRPVVGAATAVRQAAAANGRNVKPAAIARLAGVEASTQDTGREPGPGNDAEQ, encoded by the coding sequence GTGCACACGACCACCGTCTACTATGGACCTTCGCCGAAGCCGACGCCGCCCACCGGGCTGCCGCAGCCTTCGCAGTGGCTGGTCGAGGCCGCCACCGGCGTCGGCTCCTGGATTTGCCACCATCCGTGGCTGGCGACGGCGGCCGCGGTCATCGCAGCCGCTGCCGTGACCGGTATCTGCCTGGCCTATCACCGTCGCGTGCGGCGTCGCCGGGCGGCCACGAACCGCAACGCCACCCTGTTGACGATCACTCCACCGCCGCAGGTCGACCCGGCCGGCAGCGGCGTGTTCTGGGCCACCATGGCGCAGATCCTGCGCACCGGACTGCGGCGACGGCTGCTTGCCGGCCGCCGGCAAACCGCACTGGAGTACCGGTGGACCGGACGGCAACTGGCCATCGCGGTGTGGATCCCCAGCAGCGTGCCGCTCGGCCCGGTCCAGGCCGCCATCCGCGGCGCCTGGCCGGGCGCCTCGTGCACGGTCGAGCGGGCCACCGCGCCGTTGCCGCTGGACGCGGACGCGGTCGGTGGATGCCTGGCCCCCACCCTGCCGGTCTGGTACCGGCTGCACATCGACCACGACGGCGACCCGCTGCGCACGCTGATCGCCGCCGCGTCGAACCTGCACGCCGACGATTCAGCCTGCCTGCAGCTGCTGGCCCGGCCGGCCACCAGCCGGCAGGTGCGGCTGCTGCGGCGTGGGGTGGCGTCGTTGCGGCCCGGTGGCGCACCGGCACGGGACCTGTTCGACCCGGCCGCCTGGCTGGCCGGTGCACTGCGGCTCGGGTTGCAGGTGTTCAGCCCTGGCCGCGGCAGTCCACCGCACAGCAGCCGGCCGCTGTATGCCGATCCGCAGCGGGAGCGGGACGCCCGCGCCAGTCTGCAAAGTCTGGACGGGCCGCACTGGCAGATCGCCATCCGCTACGCGGTCGCGTACACCGGCCGCCGCCGCGAGGACACCGCACAACGCCAACGGCGGCTCGGTGCCCTGGCCAGCGGGTTCGTCGCCGCGTTCGGCGCCTGGACCGGCCGTAACCGGCTGCGCCGCATCATGCTGCGCCACCCGGCCCGGGCCATCGCCGACCGGGTCCTTCACCGCGGATTCCTGCTCACCACCGCCGAACTGGCCAGCATCGCCGCCCTGCCGCAGGACCTGGCCGTGCCCGGCCTGGACCGGGCCCGCGCCAAGCCCATGCCCGCGCCGGTCGCCGTCGCTGTCGGCGGCCGGGACACCAAGGTGTTGGGCCGGGCCGAACTGGGCGGCCACTCGGTGGCGGTGAAGGTGCCCGACGCCCGTCAGCACCTGCACGTGGTCGGCTCCACCGGCAGCGGCAAGAGCACCCTGCTGCTCAACATGATCCTGGACGACATCCACGCCCGCCGCGGCACCATCGTCATCGACCCCAAAGGTGACCTGGTCGTCGACCTGCTTGACCGGATCCCCGCCCGGCTGGCCAGGCGGCTGGTGCTGCTCGACCCCGACCAGCCGGACGGCACCACCCTCAACCCGCTGGCCGGGGACGACCACAACCTCGCCACCGACAACGTGGTCAGCATCTTCGGGAAAATCTTCGCCAAGCACTGGGGACCGCGGATGGACGACATGCTCCGGGTCACCTGCCTGACCCTGCTGCGCAAAGCCAACGCCACCATGACGTTGATCCCGTCGCTGCTGCAAGACCGCCGGTTCCGGCACCAGTTCACCGCCGACCTTGACGACCCGGAAGGCCTGCTGGGGTTCTGGGAGTGGTATGAGAGCGCACCGATCCCGCAACGCTCACAGGTGATCGCGCCGCTGCTGTCCCGGCTGCGGTCGGTGCTGCTACGCCCGTTCCCGCGACGCACCTTCGGCGCCGCGAAGTCCAGCTTCGACATGGCCGACATCCTGGACGGCGGCATCCTGCTGGCCCGGCTGCCCAAAGGTCAGATCGGCGAGGAAACCACCCGGCTGATGGGCTCATTCGTGCTGGCCTCGGCCTGGCAGGCGGCCACCGCCCGGGCCCGGCTGCCCGAAGACCAGCGCCGCGACGCCTGCGTGTATGTCGACGAGGCACACAACTTCCTGAACCTGCCCGGCAGCGTCGGCGACATGCTCGCCGAGGCCCGCGGCTACCGGTTCGGGCTGGTACTGGCCCACCAGAACCTGGCCCAGATGCCCCGCGAGACCCAATTGGCCATCTCCGCCAACGCCCGCAACAAGATCTTCTTCTCCTGCGCCCCCGAGGACGCCCACCAGCTGGCCCGGCACACCCTGCCGGAGCTGGACGAGCACGACCTGAGCCACATGGACGCGTTCCGGGCAGCCTGCCGACTGGTCGTCGACGGCCGGGAAAGCGCCGCCTTCACCTTACGCACCAACCCGACAAGGCCGGTGGTCGGTGCGGCCACCGCCGTCCGGCAGGCCGCCGCCGCCAACGGCCGCAACGTCAAGCCGGCCGCCATCGCCCGGCTCGCCGGCGTCGAAGCGTCCACACAGGACACCGGACGCGAACCCGGGCCAGGCAACGACGCCGAGCAGTAA
- a CDS encoding PadR family transcriptional regulator has product MRVTIAVVKVLSALLEEPDRFRYGLDLMTVTGLPSGTLYPLLRRMQDAGWVTAEWERLDPVAAARPARRYYRLTAEGIQQAQQALADLRATTTVHRPADAPRPRPAW; this is encoded by the coding sequence GTGCGGGTCACGATCGCTGTTGTCAAGGTGCTGTCCGCCCTCCTGGAGGAGCCCGACCGGTTTCGATACGGGCTCGACCTCATGACGGTGACCGGCCTGCCCAGCGGCACGCTGTATCCGCTTCTGCGTCGGATGCAGGATGCGGGCTGGGTTACCGCCGAGTGGGAACGGTTGGATCCGGTCGCCGCCGCACGCCCGGCCCGGCGCTACTACCGCCTCACCGCCGAGGGCATCCAGCAGGCGCAGCAGGCACTGGCCGACTTGAGGGCCACCACCACTGTCCACCGGCCGGCCGACGCGCCCCGCCCGAGGCCCGCGTGGTGA
- a CDS encoding fibronectin type III domain-containing protein — protein MHIVWNPGVTLVWDASTDDRGVVGYELFESGTKLRTVAETSYVYSTTNALPPKLYEFGVRAIDAAGNVSPFDFVGLGTQWSATAAPSAPSSLQVSGLTAEALTLSWQASTRIPYSEAPVAGYEVSVDGSVVARVGGTSARLRTPTGMGFHTLSVRAFNAVDLFSPAAQTQFIIT, from the coding sequence ATGCACATCGTCTGGAACCCCGGCGTGACCCTCGTCTGGGACGCGTCCACCGACGACCGCGGCGTGGTCGGCTACGAACTCTTCGAGAGCGGCACGAAGCTGCGGACCGTCGCCGAGACCTCGTACGTCTACTCGACCACCAACGCCCTCCCGCCGAAGCTGTACGAGTTCGGCGTCCGGGCGATCGACGCGGCCGGCAACGTCTCGCCGTTCGACTTCGTGGGGCTCGGCACCCAGTGGAGCGCCACCGCGGCACCCTCGGCACCGTCCAGCCTGCAGGTCAGCGGCCTCACCGCGGAAGCACTGACGCTCAGCTGGCAGGCCTCGACCCGGATTCCCTACTCCGAGGCGCCGGTCGCCGGCTACGAGGTGTCCGTGGACGGTTCGGTCGTCGCCCGGGTCGGCGGCACCAGCGCGCGGCTGCGCACCCCGACCGGGATGGGCTTCCACACGCTGTCGGTCCGCGCCTTCAACGCGGTCGATCTGTTCTCGCCGGCCGCCCAGACCCAGTTCATCATCACCTAA